In Diabrotica undecimpunctata isolate CICGRU chromosome 4, icDiaUnde3, whole genome shotgun sequence, a single genomic region encodes these proteins:
- the Art3 gene encoding uncharacterized protein Art3 → MSFEDDGIPYSDLASGGPPLEEDDSDGWDEMEVSGEQTTCLFCPLQFHTIAVALVHCRTEHKFDLLALKNKYNMDCYSYIKLINYIRLQKPDPKILTESTIALWDDDVYLKPGELEPWLMYDFDDLGSAPSTPHYAIDGKTPLSNINFSDLQRQIQDLTMQVKHKDLMLENYHKDMEKMKEVTRTIVEAGDSAIRKIPHNIVSSGCQSGDYFNSYSHFGIHHDMLNDKVRTESYRDAILKNSNQFSEKLVLDVGCGTGILSMFSAKAGAKQVYGIDQSEVIYKAMDIIRENKLQDQVHLIKGQLEKLNLPVEKVDILVSEWMGYFLLFEGMLDSVVHARDTFLKPDGLILPNRCNISLIGVSDIDRYNSVINFWDDVYGFSMKCMKPDVLQEPFVEIVPVEKLLTDSQVVTEIDIKTCDMNACVFSSKFNLTSTRDGILTAIAGYFDTFFDLENKVEFSTGPNSTRTHWQQTLFFLPKTVDMKAGDTVEGTISCKRLTKNVRGLSVTITIGSNKYQYIMD, encoded by the exons ATGTCCTTTGAAGATG ATGGAATCCCATATTCAGACCTTGCTTCTGGAGGTCCACCACTTGAAGAAGATGATTCTGATGGTTGGGATGAAATGGAAGTTAGTGGGGAGCAAACAACCTGTCTTTTTTGCCCCTTACAGTTTCATACAATTGCTGTAGCTCTAGTCCATTGTAGAACAGAACACAAATTTGATTTGCttgctttaaaaaataaatacaacatgGATTGTTACtcttatattaaattaataaattatataaggcTGCAGAAGCCAGATCCCAAAATATTAACTGAGTCGACAATTGCTTTGTGGGATGATGATGTGTATTTGAAGCCTGGAGAACTGGAACCTTGGCTGATGTATG aCTTTGATGATTTGGGCAGTGCTCCTTCAACTCCACACTATGCAATAGATGGTAAAACTCCGCTCAGTAATATAAATTTCTCAGATCTTCAAAGACAAATCCAAGACCTTACCATGCAG GTAAAGCATAAGGATCTAATGTTGGAGAACTACCATAAAGATATGGAAAAAATGAAAGAAGTTACCAGAACTATAGTTGAAGCTGGAGATTCTGCTATCAGAAAGATACCTCACAATATTGTTTCTTCTGGATGCCAAAGTGGAGATTATTTTAATTCATACTCACATTTTGGCATTCACCATGATATGCTTAAT gATAAAGTCAGAACTGAAAGTTATAGGGACGCAATACTAAAAAACTCAAATCAGTTTTCAGAAAAACTTGTCTTGGATGTTGGTTGTGGGACAGGTATTTTATCAATGTTTTCAGCCAAAGCTGGAGCTAAACAAGTATATGGAATTGACCAATCTGAAGTTATTTATAAAGCTATGGATATTATTAG GGAAAACAAATTACAAGACCAAGTACATCTTATTAAAGGACAgttagaaaaattaaatttaccaGTGGAAAAGGTGGATATTTTGGTATCGGAATGGATGGGTTACTTTTTATTGTTCGAGGGAATGCTAGATAGTGTTGTTCATGCAAGAGATACATTTTTAAAACCGGATGGGCTCATTTTACCAAATAGATGTAATATAAGTTTAATAGGAGTAAGTGATATAG ATAGATATAATTCTGTAATCAATTTCTGGGACGACGTGTACGGCTTTTCAATGAAATGTATGAAGCCGGATGTCCTTCAAGAACCATTTGTCGAAATCGTTCCTGTAGAAAAACTTCTTACTGACAGTCAAGTGGTCACTGAAATAGACATAAAAACGTGTGATATGAACGCCTGCGTATTTAG CTCAAAATTCAATTTGACCTCTACACGAGACGGAATTTTAACGGCGATTGCAGGTTACTTTGACACATTTTTCGATTTGGAAAACAAAGTGGAATTTTCTACCGGACCAAATTCAACCAGAACACATTGGCAGCAAACGTTATTCTTTTTGCCAAAAACGGTAGATATGAAAGCTG gAGATACCGTTGAAGGAACGATAAGTTGTAAAAGGCTGACGAAAAACGTGCGAGGACTATCAGTAACTATAACAATCGGATCGAACAAGTATCAATATATTATGGACTAA